A portion of the Luxibacter massiliensis genome contains these proteins:
- a CDS encoding ATP-dependent DNA helicase, which produces MQSNSSELYKRHLSTHSEHSAEDRAAVSTLETFLTSGGKINTNFSCDDKWPNHDGTFEFVSNPEISRCPEQNFMVQIKGTHDYKEVNGIISYRLTSLAFPAFIANNVTADPGILFIVLNPDVRGEKRVFWKYLSPSFIQSIDFGKNSTTIKFNSEDEIKDTDESVSIFCYKLQRIINMHLFLNKLNKENLRKDDAIKIIKVRCEDIAFELDRLNDGNKSRDNISRKIINGLYDLCYAALVLYAINLGYSEVSERLAWELSQFNIETKYLSNFLKGLRYIGSRIPEEGQSERLMLKYYSYLWEIRKFLKNNFNIIVLANLEIFPLNTDTLDIEYYEMVASSIRAIDLSPKVAGTSRYYIQKKTPFFVNGERYFEITLQLAGIYATKFNRITVYSKQNISTNYSIQFAYADAEIHLWGVKSKIKVVTNWKVSIAPSCLNKLGKILGGDIKLSKNYGEYNSLMNFLTRTGMNLFDLINLHDNHFQYVINQIYGETKTNIFKDILIKLRRDYSLSSNKRGKHTIRYILLNLREETLASVLPNTFDKYCLSDELYITSRCYPFEKKPFISNLAGRKTSKGNLKDILEITNSSAMFNIVRPYLAIESMICETGELYFDVDSVASREEVKKYNSSLDQWERSNGFMIKEENGFLSIDSYESTTIFILSVLLKLSSMSNRGQKESNLRYLRQCNINFEDPLKKAALQKLFVNSQVMLIYGAAGTGKTTLINYISNMMNQSKKLFLTKTHTALQNLKRRIENPGVDSDFISVDSFTKTITLTDYDIVFVDECSTIDNRTMKRLLEKIDESTLLVLAGDIYQIESIDFGNWFYYAKDIIKTDGANVELLNTWRTDKKELKGLWDEVRKIQPIITEKLAMDGSFLADIGEEIFASQDEDEVVLCLNYDGKFGLNNMNLYFQNANTKSKVYTWAEWTFKVGDPVIFFDTKRSPLLYNNLKGRIVDISKRESAIIFTLDIDTILTERQCRNESFEFVDVTDFRTRIRLEVIASEDETEAEEERIKTIIPFQIAYAVSIHKAQGLEYNSVKIIIPSYNAEKISHSIFYTAITRAKEKLKIFWSAETMKAVVDSFDKEKVGQRTLGLIQKKLQL; this is translated from the coding sequence TTGCAATCAAATAGTAGTGAGTTATATAAACGTCATCTTTCAACACATTCTGAACATTCAGCTGAAGATCGGGCAGCAGTTTCAACTTTAGAAACATTCCTGACTTCAGGCGGGAAAATTAATACAAATTTCTCTTGCGATGATAAATGGCCAAATCATGATGGTACATTCGAGTTTGTTTCAAATCCTGAAATATCTAGATGCCCAGAACAGAACTTTATGGTTCAGATAAAAGGAACACATGATTATAAAGAAGTGAACGGTATTATTTCATATAGATTAACAAGCTTGGCGTTTCCGGCATTTATAGCGAATAATGTGACTGCAGATCCAGGAATTTTATTTATTGTTCTAAATCCAGATGTGAGGGGTGAAAAGCGTGTTTTTTGGAAATATTTATCCCCAAGTTTTATCCAATCAATAGATTTTGGAAAGAATAGTACTACAATCAAATTCAATTCTGAAGATGAAATAAAAGATACAGATGAAAGTGTTAGTATATTCTGCTATAAACTCCAAAGGATTATCAACATGCATTTGTTCTTAAATAAATTAAATAAAGAGAATCTCAGAAAGGATGATGCTATAAAAATCATCAAGGTTCGATGTGAAGATATAGCGTTTGAACTTGACAGGCTGAATGACGGTAATAAATCTCGTGATAATATATCAAGAAAGATTATAAATGGACTATATGATTTGTGCTATGCTGCTTTAGTTTTATATGCAATAAATTTGGGATATAGTGAGGTAAGCGAAAGATTAGCATGGGAGTTATCTCAGTTTAATATTGAAACTAAATATTTGAGTAACTTTTTGAAAGGACTTAGATATATTGGGTCAAGAATTCCGGAGGAAGGGCAATCTGAAAGGTTGATGCTGAAATATTACAGTTATCTTTGGGAAATTAGAAAATTCTTAAAAAATAATTTCAATATTATTGTATTGGCAAATCTGGAAATATTTCCTTTGAATACGGATACTCTTGATATTGAGTATTATGAAATGGTAGCTTCGAGTATTCGTGCAATTGACTTATCACCGAAAGTAGCGGGAACTTCCAGATATTATATTCAAAAAAAGACCCCTTTCTTTGTAAACGGAGAGAGATATTTTGAAATTACATTACAGCTTGCTGGGATATATGCAACGAAATTTAATCGTATAACTGTATATAGCAAGCAAAATATATCAACTAATTATTCAATACAGTTTGCATATGCCGATGCAGAAATTCATCTTTGGGGTGTGAAAAGTAAAATTAAAGTAGTAACCAATTGGAAAGTATCCATTGCCCCTTCCTGTTTAAATAAATTAGGGAAAATTTTGGGGGGTGACATTAAATTAAGCAAGAATTATGGCGAGTACAATTCATTGATGAATTTTCTAACCAGGACAGGTATGAATTTGTTCGACTTAATTAACTTACATGATAATCACTTTCAATATGTTATAAATCAAATCTATGGAGAGACAAAAACTAATATTTTTAAGGATATATTGATAAAACTGAGAAGAGACTATTCCCTATCTTCAAACAAAAGAGGAAAGCATACAATACGATACATATTACTAAACCTGCGGGAAGAGACATTGGCGTCCGTATTGCCCAATACATTTGATAAGTATTGCCTTTCTGACGAGCTTTATATTACGAGTAGATGTTATCCGTTTGAGAAAAAGCCTTTTATTTCAAATTTAGCAGGAAGGAAAACCAGTAAAGGCAATTTAAAGGATATTCTTGAAATAACAAATAGTTCCGCCATGTTTAATATAGTACGCCCTTACTTAGCAATTGAAAGTATGATATGTGAAACTGGAGAATTGTACTTTGACGTCGATTCGGTAGCAAGCCGGGAGGAGGTAAAAAAGTACAATTCTAGTCTGGATCAATGGGAGCGCAGTAATGGCTTTATGATAAAAGAAGAAAATGGTTTCTTATCCATTGACTCTTACGAAAGTACAACTATATTTATACTTAGTGTATTGTTAAAGCTTTCAAGTATGAGTAATAGAGGCCAAAAGGAATCCAACCTGCGGTATCTGAGGCAATGTAATATAAATTTCGAAGATCCGTTAAAAAAGGCTGCATTGCAAAAACTATTTGTAAATTCTCAGGTAATGCTCATTTACGGAGCAGCTGGTACTGGAAAAACTACATTGATTAATTATATTTCTAATATGATGAATCAATCTAAGAAACTTTTCCTTACGAAAACACATACTGCTTTGCAGAATTTGAAAAGACGTATTGAAAATCCCGGTGTTGACTCTGATTTTATAAGTGTTGATAGTTTTACCAAAACAATTACACTTACAGATTATGATATAGTTTTTGTTGATGAATGCAGTACTATAGATAATAGGACTATGAAGAGGCTGCTTGAAAAAATTGATGAAAGTACATTACTTGTTTTAGCTGGTGATATTTATCAAATTGAATCCATTGATTTTGGCAACTGGTTTTATTATGCAAAGGATATTATTAAAACAGATGGTGCTAATGTTGAACTTTTAAATACATGGAGAACGGATAAAAAAGAGTTAAAAGGCTTATGGGATGAAGTTAGAAAAATTCAGCCTATTATCACCGAAAAACTTGCAATGGATGGTTCATTTTTGGCTGATATAGGAGAAGAAATATTTGCATCTCAGGATGAAGATGAAGTTGTACTATGTTTAAACTATGATGGCAAATTTGGTTTGAACAACATGAACCTTTATTTTCAAAATGCTAATACGAAAAGCAAAGTATATACATGGGCTGAGTGGACATTCAAAGTCGGAGACCCAGTGATTTTTTTTGATACTAAGCGCTCTCCTTTACTGTATAATAATTTGAAAGGAAGAATTGTAGATATCTCGAAAAGAGAATCGGCCATAATATTTACCCTTGATATAGATACTATTTTAACGGAGCGGCAATGCAGAAATGAAAGCTTTGAATTTGTTGACGTGACAGATTTTAGGACAAGAATACGCTTAGAAGTGATTGCAAGTGAGGATGAAACAGAAGCAGAGGAAGAACGAATCAAGACAATTATTCCGTTTCAAATTGCATATGCTGTTTCTATCCATAAGGCTCAGGGTTTAGAGTACAATTCTGTAAAGATAATTATCCCTTCTTATAATGCAGAAAAAATATCGCATTCTATTTTCTATACTGCGATAACCCGCGCAAAAGAGAAACTTAAGATATTTTGGAGTGCTGAAACAATGAAAGCCGTAGTAGACAGTTTTGACAAGGAAAAAGTTGGACAGCGTACACTTGGACTAATACAGAAAAAATTGCAATTATAA
- a CDS encoding IS1182 family transposase translates to MSSKLKYHKNYTEFGEPYQLVLPLNLEGLVPDDDSVRLLSHELEDLDYSLLYQAYSAKGRNPAVDPKTMFKILTYAYSQNIYSSRKMETACKRDINFMWLLAGQKAPDHSTIARFRTGFLADACENLFYQMVKRLGDSGELLKETVFIDGTKLEACANKYTFVWKKSVGKWEEKMFRKIQETIQLLNKEYLQDFSVTSESRTQDLQNIVRFLENRCQRDNTVFVHGRGKKKSKNQRYLELFRRFLERQSVYDWHTASFQGRNNYCKTDPDAAFMHMEDDHMRNAQLKPGYNVQIAVDSEYIVAADIFQDRNDVWTLVPFLKTMETNLGFRYPSVTADSGYESEEAYTYLRSAEQKPYIKPQTYEKWKKRSFKQDISKRENMGYDQEADIYICHAGKSLSPLFIKKQKSKSGYESEVTVYECEDCNGCAYKEKCTKAKGNKRLYISKSFLEKRQESYENILSETGIKYRMNRSVQAEGAFGVLKNDYEFQRFLLRGKTKVKLEIILLCMGYNINKLHAKIQRERTGSHLFPVKETA, encoded by the coding sequence ATGTCAAGTAAATTAAAATACCATAAAAATTATACCGAATTTGGCGAACCTTATCAACTGGTTTTGCCATTAAATTTGGAAGGTTTGGTTCCTGATGATGATTCTGTTCGACTGCTCAGCCACGAATTGGAGGATTTAGATTACAGCTTGCTGTATCAGGCTTACTCTGCAAAAGGCAGAAATCCCGCAGTCGACCCAAAGACCATGTTCAAGATCCTGACCTACGCTTATTCTCAAAACATTTATTCTTCAAGAAAAATGGAAACAGCTTGCAAAAGGGATATCAACTTTATGTGGCTGTTAGCTGGACAAAAGGCTCCTGATCACAGCACGATTGCCCGCTTTCGTACCGGATTTTTGGCAGATGCCTGTGAAAATCTCTTTTACCAGATGGTAAAACGTTTGGGGGATTCCGGGGAACTGTTAAAGGAGACTGTATTTATTGACGGGACAAAGTTAGAGGCCTGTGCAAACAAATATACGTTTGTCTGGAAAAAATCCGTAGGAAAGTGGGAAGAAAAAATGTTTCGGAAGATACAGGAAACCATACAGCTTCTGAACAAGGAATACCTGCAGGATTTTTCTGTCACTTCAGAATCAAGGACCCAGGATTTACAGAACATAGTCCGGTTTTTAGAAAACCGATGCCAGAGAGACAACACCGTTTTTGTCCACGGACGAGGAAAAAAGAAAAGCAAAAACCAACGGTATTTAGAGCTTTTTCGCAGATTTCTTGAACGACAAAGCGTTTATGACTGGCATACGGCAAGTTTTCAGGGAAGAAATAATTATTGTAAAACAGATCCGGATGCAGCCTTTATGCATATGGAAGATGACCATATGAGAAATGCACAGTTAAAGCCCGGGTATAATGTACAGATTGCAGTAGACAGTGAATATATCGTAGCAGCAGATATTTTTCAGGATCGAAATGATGTCTGGACATTGGTTCCTTTTTTAAAGACAATGGAAACGAATCTGGGTTTCCGTTATCCGAGTGTAACGGCTGATTCAGGATATGAAAGTGAAGAAGCGTATACTTATCTGAGAAGTGCAGAGCAAAAACCATACATAAAACCACAGACTTATGAGAAATGGAAGAAACGGAGCTTCAAGCAGGATATCAGCAAACGTGAAAATATGGGATATGACCAAGAAGCAGATATATACATTTGTCATGCAGGGAAATCCCTGTCCCCACTTTTTATCAAAAAGCAGAAAAGCAAGAGCGGGTATGAATCGGAAGTAACCGTTTACGAATGTGAAGACTGCAACGGATGTGCTTATAAAGAAAAATGTACTAAAGCAAAAGGAAATAAGCGGTTATACATTTCAAAAAGCTTTCTGGAAAAACGACAGGAATCCTATGAAAATATCCTAAGTGAAACGGGAATCAAATATCGGATGAACCGTTCCGTCCAGGCAGAGGGAGCCTTTGGTGTTTTGAAAAATGATTACGAATTTCAAAGATTTCTGCTGCGAGGGAAAACCAAGGTAAAACTGGAGATTATTTTGCTGTGTATGGGATACAACATCAATAAACTGCATGCAAAAATCCAGAGGGAACGCACTGGAAGTCATCTTTTTCCAGTAAAAGAGACCGCTTAA
- the ppdK gene encoding pyruvate, phosphate dikinase, translated as MAKWVYMFTEGNATMRNLLGGKGANLAEMTNLGLPVPQGFTITTEACTQYYEDGRKINDEIMDQIMDAITKMEEVTGKKFGDKENPLLVSVRSGARASMPGMMDTILNLGLNEEVVDVLAAKSGNPRWAWDCYRRFIQMYSDVVMEVGKKYFEELIDKMKEEKGVTQDVELTADDLKVLAEQFKDEYKEKIGEGFPTDPKEQLMGAIKAVFRSWDNPRANVYRRDNDIPYSWGTAVNVQMMAFGNMGDTSGTGVAFTRDPATGEKKLMGEFLMNAQGEDVVAGVRTPQKIDQLKEVMPEVYEQFVGICNKLEDHYRDMQDMEFTIEDKKLYMLQTRNGKRTAQAALKIACDLVDEKMITEEKAVAMIDPRNLDTLLHPQFDAAALKAATPMAKALGASPGAACGKVVFTADDAKEWAARGEKVVLVRLETSPEDIEGMKAAQGILTVRGGMTSHAAVVARGMGTCCVSGCGEIAMDEANKKFTLAGKEFHEGDAISLDGSTGNIYDGLIPTVDATIAGEFGRIMGWADKYRTMKVRTNADTPADAKKARELGAEGIGLCRTEHMFFEGDRIDAFREMICSDTVEAREAALDKILPVQQGDFEALYEALEGNPVTIRFLDPPLHEFVPTEEDDIKKLADAQGKTVEEIKTIIDGLHEFNPMMGHRGCRLAVTYPEIAKMQTKAVIRAAINVQKAHADWNVCPEIMIPLIGDIKELKYVKKMVVETADAEIKAAGSSLKYEVGTMIEIPRAALTADEIAKEADFFCFGTNDLTQMTYGFSRDDAGKFLDAYYDAKIFENDPFAKLDQIGVGKLMKMAIDLGKPVNPNLHIGICGEHGGDPSSVEFCNTLGLDYVSCSPFRVPIARLAAAQAAINQK; from the coding sequence ATGGCAAAATGGGTTTATATGTTTACAGAAGGTAACGCAACCATGCGAAACCTGCTTGGTGGTAAGGGCGCTAACCTTGCTGAGATGACAAACTTAGGTCTTCCGGTACCGCAGGGCTTTACAATTACAACGGAAGCTTGTACACAGTACTACGAGGATGGCAGAAAGATTAATGATGAGATCATGGATCAGATTATGGATGCCATTACAAAAATGGAAGAGGTTACTGGCAAGAAATTTGGAGATAAAGAGAATCCGCTTCTTGTTTCCGTACGTTCAGGAGCAAGGGCTTCCATGCCAGGTATGATGGATACAATCCTGAACCTTGGCTTAAATGAAGAAGTTGTTGATGTTTTAGCTGCAAAGTCCGGCAATCCCCGTTGGGCATGGGACTGCTACAGAAGATTTATCCAGATGTACTCTGACGTAGTTATGGAAGTTGGTAAGAAGTATTTTGAAGAACTTATCGACAAGATGAAAGAAGAAAAAGGTGTTACACAGGACGTTGAACTGACTGCAGATGACCTGAAAGTTTTAGCTGAACAGTTTAAAGACGAATATAAAGAGAAGATCGGCGAAGGGTTCCCGACTGACCCCAAGGAACAGCTGATGGGCGCTATTAAAGCTGTTTTCCGTTCATGGGACAACCCCAGGGCGAATGTATACCGCCGGGACAATGATATTCCATATTCCTGGGGAACAGCTGTCAATGTACAGATGATGGCATTCGGTAATATGGGCGATACATCTGGCACAGGTGTTGCATTTACACGTGACCCTGCAACAGGAGAGAAGAAGCTGATGGGTGAATTCCTTATGAATGCACAGGGAGAGGACGTTGTTGCCGGTGTCCGTACACCTCAGAAGATTGACCAGTTAAAGGAAGTTATGCCAGAAGTTTATGAGCAGTTTGTAGGCATCTGCAATAAACTGGAGGATCATTACAGAGATATGCAGGACATGGAGTTTACCATTGAGGACAAGAAGCTGTATATGCTCCAGACACGTAATGGTAAGAGAACGGCACAGGCAGCTCTGAAGATTGCATGTGACCTGGTTGACGAGAAGATGATCACAGAAGAAAAAGCTGTCGCAATGATCGATCCTAGAAACTTAGACACATTACTCCATCCACAGTTTGATGCTGCAGCACTTAAAGCTGCCACACCGATGGCAAAAGCACTGGGCGCTTCACCAGGAGCTGCTTGTGGTAAAGTTGTATTTACAGCTGATGACGCTAAGGAGTGGGCTGCGAGAGGTGAAAAAGTCGTACTTGTACGTCTTGAGACTTCACCAGAAGATATCGAAGGTATGAAAGCTGCCCAGGGAATCTTGACAGTGCGCGGAGGAATGACATCCCATGCAGCTGTTGTTGCACGTGGCATGGGTACATGCTGTGTATCAGGCTGCGGCGAGATTGCAATGGATGAGGCAAACAAGAAGTTCACACTTGCAGGCAAAGAGTTCCATGAAGGGGATGCGATTTCTCTGGATGGTTCCACAGGAAATATATATGATGGCTTGATTCCAACTGTTGATGCTACAATTGCAGGCGAGTTTGGAAGAATTATGGGGTGGGCTGACAAGTACAGGACCATGAAGGTACGTACAAATGCAGACACACCGGCTGACGCTAAAAAAGCACGTGAGCTGGGTGCAGAAGGTATTGGACTTTGCCGTACAGAGCATATGTTCTTTGAAGGCGACAGAATTGATGCATTCCGCGAAATGATTTGTTCAGATACAGTTGAGGCAAGAGAGGCAGCTCTTGACAAGATTCTGCCTGTACAGCAGGGAGATTTCGAGGCACTTTATGAGGCTCTGGAAGGAAATCCGGTGACAATCCGTTTCTTAGATCCTCCGCTCCACGAGTTTGTCCCAACTGAGGAAGATGATATTAAGAAGCTGGCTGATGCCCAGGGCAAAACTGTGGAAGAGATTAAGACAATCATTGATGGCCTCCATGAGTTTAACCCGATGATGGGACACCGTGGATGCCGTCTGGCAGTGACATACCCAGAGATTGCAAAGATGCAGACAAAGGCTGTCATCCGTGCAGCAATCAATGTGCAGAAAGCACATGCAGACTGGAATGTTTGCCCTGAGATTATGATTCCTCTGATTGGGGACATTAAAGAGTTAAAATATGTAAAGAAAATGGTTGTTGAAACTGCTGATGCTGAAATTAAAGCGGCTGGAAGCAGTCTGAAGTATGAAGTGGGTACTATGATTGAAATCCCAAGAGCTGCCCTTACAGCTGATGAGATTGCGAAAGAGGCTGATTTCTTCTGCTTCGGTACAAATGACCTTACACAGATGACATATGGATTTTCACGTGATGATGCGGGCAAATTCCTGGATGCATATTATGATGCTAAGATCTTTGAAAACGATCCATTTGCTAAGCTTGACCAGATAGGTGTTGGAAAACTGATGAAGATGGCAATTGATTTAGGAAAGCCAGTTAATCCGAATCTGCATATTGGTATCTGCGGCGAGCATGGTGGGGATCCAAGTTCTGTAGAATTCTGTAATACTCTTGGCCTGGACTATGTGTCCTGCTCACCATTCCGTGTGCCAATTGCAAGGTTAGCAGCAGCACAGGCAGCTATTAATCAAAAGTAA
- a CDS encoding aminopeptidase, which produces MERRNAWNYYSPEEKKRVEDICRAYCHFLDCSKTERECASAALKLARAQGYRDLDMVRKEQAALKPGDKVYACYMDKAVVLFQIGSEPFERGMNILGAHIDSPRIDVKQVPLYEEQGQAYLDTHYYGGVKKYQWLAMPLAIHGVVVRKDGTKIEVKIGEKDKEPVFVITDLLPHLGKEQNEKKVKDFINAEKMDLLIGNMPAAGDERKTIGKNNTKFCAEEKETKYVKKMVLNLLKEHYQIRESDFISAELEIVPAGRARDCGLDRSMILAYGQDDRSCAFASLLALLELKISKRTSCCLLVDKEEIGSTGATGMRSKFFENTVAEVLELCGDYSELKLRRALANSKMLSSDVSAAYDPMFEEYFEKKNSAYLANGLVFNKYSGSGGKSGGNDANPEFMAELRRIMDKYRVIMQTAELGAVDKGGGGTIAYFMADYGMDVIDCGIPVLSMHAPWEVSSKADIYEALKGYLAFLKEA; this is translated from the coding sequence ATGGAGAGAAGAAATGCTTGGAACTATTATAGTCCTGAAGAAAAAAAACGTGTCGAGGATATTTGCCGTGCATACTGCCACTTTCTGGATTGCAGCAAGACAGAGCGCGAATGTGCGTCTGCGGCGCTGAAGCTGGCAAGGGCCCAGGGATACCGTGACCTAGATATGGTACGTAAAGAACAGGCGGCTTTAAAGCCTGGGGATAAAGTATACGCTTGCTATATGGATAAAGCAGTAGTTTTGTTTCAGATTGGGTCAGAACCCTTTGAAAGAGGCATGAATATCCTCGGGGCACATATAGATTCTCCCAGAATTGATGTGAAGCAGGTTCCGCTGTATGAGGAACAGGGACAGGCGTATTTAGACACACATTATTATGGGGGCGTGAAGAAATACCAGTGGTTGGCCATGCCTCTTGCAATTCACGGAGTGGTGGTCAGAAAGGATGGGACTAAGATTGAGGTTAAAATTGGAGAGAAGGATAAAGAGCCGGTCTTTGTAATTACGGATTTACTGCCACATCTGGGAAAAGAGCAGAATGAGAAGAAGGTTAAAGACTTTATTAACGCAGAAAAAATGGATTTGCTGATAGGGAATATGCCTGCAGCAGGTGATGAACGAAAAACCATTGGAAAAAATAATACAAAGTTTTGTGCAGAAGAAAAAGAAACAAAATACGTGAAAAAGATGGTTTTAAATTTACTAAAAGAGCATTATCAGATTAGAGAGAGTGATTTTATATCAGCTGAGCTGGAAATTGTCCCTGCGGGCAGGGCAAGGGATTGTGGACTGGACCGCAGCATGATCCTGGCATATGGGCAGGACGACAGAAGCTGTGCTTTTGCATCTCTGCTTGCGTTGCTGGAACTGAAAATTTCAAAGCGTACTTCATGCTGCCTCCTGGTGGACAAAGAGGAGATAGGAAGTACTGGGGCGACTGGGATGCGGTCAAAGTTTTTTGAAAATACAGTTGCTGAAGTACTGGAGCTATGTGGGGACTATTCTGAATTGAAACTGCGGCGGGCCCTGGCCAATTCCAAAATGCTTTCTTCAGATGTCAGTGCAGCTTATGATCCTATGTTTGAGGAGTATTTTGAAAAAAAGAATTCTGCATATCTGGCAAATGGACTGGTATTTAACAAATATTCTGGAAGCGGGGGGAAATCAGGCGGAAATGATGCAAACCCTGAGTTTATGGCAGAATTGAGGCGGATTATGGATAAGTACAGAGTGATTATGCAGACAGCAGAACTGGGTGCTGTTGATAAAGGCGGCGGGGGCACTATTGCTTATTTTATGGCAGACTATGGGATGGATGTAATAGATTGCGGGATTCCTGTGCTGAGTATGCACGCCCCTTGGGAAGTATCAAGTAAAGCAGATATTTATGAGGCCCTTAAAGGATATCTTGCCTTTCTAAAAGAGGCATAA
- a CDS encoding histidinol-phosphatase HisJ family protein, which translates to MLADYHVHTEYSDDSVYCMEDVVIDAVRLGLDEICFTDHVDYGVKYDRFSGQKIKYRKGEPLANVNYPQYVEAIKEMQHRYGNKICIRMGLEFGIQTHTIPMFNALYHRYPFDFIILSIHQVDNQELWTQDFQRGKTQKEYNEKYYEEMLAVIQEYKNYSVLGHMDLIARYDEKGVYPFHKIQPLLEKILKIVIADGKGIEVNTSSHRYGLSDTTPSIEILKLYRELGGRIITIGSDSHKREHLGKYIKETQELLRGLGYKQFCVYESMAPIFCEL; encoded by the coding sequence GTGTTAGCAGATTATCATGTCCACACCGAATATAGCGATGATTCAGTCTATTGTATGGAAGATGTCGTAATAGATGCTGTCAGGCTCGGCCTGGATGAAATATGTTTTACGGATCATGTTGATTACGGGGTAAAGTATGACCGGTTCAGTGGGCAAAAAATTAAATATCGAAAGGGAGAACCATTGGCAAATGTAAATTATCCTCAGTATGTGGAAGCGATAAAAGAAATGCAGCATCGTTATGGAAATAAAATCTGTATTCGTATGGGACTTGAGTTTGGGATCCAGACACATACAATTCCAATGTTTAACGCCCTGTATCATCGATACCCCTTTGACTTTATTATTTTGTCAATTCATCAGGTTGATAATCAGGAACTCTGGACACAAGATTTTCAGAGGGGGAAAACCCAGAAGGAATATAATGAAAAGTATTATGAGGAGATGCTGGCAGTTATACAGGAGTATAAAAACTATAGTGTATTAGGGCATATGGATTTAATTGCCCGCTATGATGAAAAAGGTGTTTATCCATTTCATAAAATACAGCCGCTGCTAGAAAAAATTTTAAAAATTGTCATAGCGGATGGAAAAGGAATCGAGGTAAATACTTCCTCCCATAGATATGGCTTATCTGATACAACACCATCAATAGAGATTCTGAAATTGTATAGAGAGCTTGGCGGCAGGATAATTACCATAGGCAGTGACAGCCATAAGCGGGAACATTTAGGGAAATACATAAAAGAAACACAGGAATTACTGAGGGGGCTGGGATATAAACAATTCTGTGTTTATGAGAGTATGGCGCCAATATTTTGTGAATTGTGA
- a CDS encoding YjdF family protein: MDKVSSRLTVYFEEPFWAGVFEHVSEGRLSVCKVIFGAEPKDYEVHEFVLKNYDRLNFSPAVGVDVKGAIRNPKRMQREVRKYVQNTGLGTKSQQALKLQQEQLRIRRKTVNRRKREAEKQRQFKLKQQKRKEKHRGR; this comes from the coding sequence ATGGACAAAGTATCAAGCAGATTAACAGTATATTTTGAGGAGCCGTTCTGGGCAGGGGTTTTTGAACACGTATCTGAGGGGAGGCTGTCCGTTTGTAAGGTTATATTTGGTGCGGAGCCAAAAGATTATGAGGTACATGAGTTTGTTCTGAAAAATTACGATCGGCTGAATTTTAGTCCGGCTGTGGGGGTTGATGTGAAGGGAGCTATCCGTAATCCGAAGCGGATGCAGCGGGAAGTACGGAAATATGTACAAAATACCGGCCTAGGTACTAAATCGCAACAAGCCTTGAAATTACAGCAGGAGCAGCTGAGAATTAGGCGAAAGACTGTGAACCGGAGAAAGAGAGAAGCGGAAAAACAACGTCAGTTTAAGCTGAAACAGCAGAAAAGAAAGGAAAAGCACAGGGGCAGATAG